The following are encoded together in the Schistocerca americana isolate TAMUIC-IGC-003095 chromosome 6, iqSchAmer2.1, whole genome shotgun sequence genome:
- the LOC124620331 gene encoding male-specific sperm protein Mst84Db-like, whose protein sequence is MGLADTPAAQRHLHHDDTCVTTTPDWPGGLHGFTTTPDGPCGLHCLMTAPDGPCRLHCVMTAPDGPCGLHCIMTAPDGPCGLHCLIAAPDGPGGLRCLPTAPDGPGPT, encoded by the coding sequence ATGGGCCTGGCCGACACACCTGCCGCACAACGACACCTGCATCACGACGACACCTGCGTCACGACCACACCTGATTGGCCTGGCGGACTGCACGGCTTCACGACCACACCTGATGGGCCTTGCGGACTGCACTGCCTCATGACTGCTCCTGATgggccttgcagactgcattgCGTCATGACTGCTCCTGATGGGCCTTGCGGACTGCACTGCATCATGACTGCTCCTGATGGGCCTTGCGGACTGCACTGCCTCATAGCTGCTCCTGATGGGCCTGGCGGACTTCGCTGCCTCCCAAcagcacctgatgggcctggcccgACCTAA